The Hydrotalea sp. DNA window CGGTGCAATTGGATGCTTGCATTCAATGCAACCTGTGTGTTCGCGCCTGCCGAGAGGTGCAGGTCAACGACGTCATCGGCATGGCGGGGCGCGGTTTTGATTCAGAAATTGTTTTTGACCAACATGACGCGATGGGTCATTCGACCTGCGTTGCCTGCGGCGAATGCGTGGCGGCCTGCCCGACTGGTGCGTTGATGCCGCAAAACCAAATGGTCAAGGCGGTGGAGGCAAATGACAACAAGGCGGTCGGTGATTTCAAACCAATGGTATTAAAAGAAACCGACAGCGGTTGCCCGTTTTGCGGCGTGGGTTGCCAAACAAAAATTTACACCAGCGAGGATAAAAATACCGGCAAGGATTTTATTGTCAAGGTTGATGGGCGCGACGGCCCGGCCAACCATAATAAATTATGCGTCAAGGGGCGGTTCGGCATGGATTACGCGCGGCACGACGACCGGTTGCAATACCCATTGGTGCGCCGCGCCGACGCGCCGGCAAAAAAATGGGACGACCAGATTAATAAAGATAACCTCGACCAATATTTTCGCCGCGCCAGTTGGGATGAAGCCTTAGAGATTATCGGCAACAATTTCACCGCCGTCTTGCAACAACATGGTGGCAAGGGGCTGGCCGGTTTTGGTTCGGCGAAGGGTTCGAACGAGGAGGCTTACCTGTTCCAAAAATTGGTGCGCACCGGTTTTAAAACCAACAATGTCGACCATTGCACCAGGCTGTGCCATGCGTCGTCGGTCGCCGCATTGATGGAGGGGATTTCGTCGGGCGCGGTGTCGGCACCATTTACCGATGCCTTGCTGGCCGATGTTATTATTGTCATTGGTTCGCGGCCGACCGAAAACCACCCGGTCGCGGCAACTTTTTTTAAGCAGGCCGCCAAACAGGGCAAAAAAATTATCGTTATGGACCCGCGCAAAAGCGGCATCACGCGCCATGCCTGGAAGCATTTACAATTTAAGGGCGGCACCGATGTGGCATTGTTGTCGGCGATGATAAACACCATCATCGAGGAGGATTTAATCAACGAGGATTATATCAAACAATATGTTGAAAATTACGAGGGGTTGAAGGAACGTAATAAAAAATTCACGCCGGAAAAAATGGCGAGCATTTGCGGCATTCCGGCCGATGAAATTCGCGCCGTCGCCCGTGCCTATGCCACCGCCAAAAAATCGATTATTTTTTGGGGCATGGGGGTTTCGCAACATGTGCATGGCACCGACAATGCCCGTTGCTTAATCGCGCTGGCCGGCATCACCGGTCAAATTGGCCAGGCGGGCACCGGGTTGCACCCACTGCGCGGTCAAAATAATGTCCAGGGAGCATCTGACGCCGGCCTTATCCCGATGTTTTTTCCCGATTACAAATCGGTCGAAAATATTGAGGTGCGAAAATTTTACGAGGATTTTTGGGGCATGCAATTGGACCCGAAGCGCGGCCTGACCGTGGTGGAAATTTTGGGCGATATTATGAAGGGGGTAATTCGCGCCATGTATATCATGGGTGAAAACCCGGCGATGAGCGACCCCGACATGAAGCACGCGCGCGAGGCATTGGCCAAGTTGGAATTTTTGGTGTGCCAAGAAATTTTCCTGACCGAGACCTGTTTTTTTGCCGATGTTATTTTGCCGGCCTCGGCTTACCCCGAAAAATCGGGCAGTTTCACCAACAGCAACCGCCAGGTGCAATTGGCAAAACCGGCGTTGCGGTTGCTGGGCGAATGCAAACAAGATTGGGAGATAGTGCAACTTATCGCCAACCAAATTGGGTTGGATTGGCAATATAAAAATGTGGGCGAGGTTTACGAGGAAATGCGCCAGACCATGCCGTCGATTACCGGCATTACATGGGCGCGGTTGCAACGCGATGGGGTGGCGACGTATCCCTGTGCCGATGAAAAACCCGGCAAGGCGGTTATTTTTGGCAGTGGATTCCCCACGGCGTCGGGCAAGATGAAATTGGTGCCGGTTGATTTATTGCCGCCCGATGAAGTGCCGGACAAAGAATTCCCGACGATTTTAACCACCGGCCGGTTGTTGGAACATTGGCACACTGGCGCAATGACGCGGCGCGCCCAAGTGTTGGACGGGTTGGAATGGGCGGCGGTGGCGCATTTGCACCCGCAGGATATGGCGGAAAAAAATATTACCCAAGGGGACGATATAACCATCAGCACGCGGCGCGGCGAAATTACGGTGCCGGTGCGGGCCGACCGCGATGTGGCGCGCGGCATGGTGTTTGTGCCATTTTGTTTTGCCGAGGGGGCGGCGAACATGTTGACCAACCCGGCGTTGGACCCATTTGGCAAGATTCCCGAATTTAAATTTTGCGCGGCCAAGGTTGCGAAAAGCGATGGCAAAAAAATGCCAAGCGACAAAATGGGGCATAATATTCGCGCCGCGGTGTAATGGTTTTGCCTGTGGTTAAAAAAAATTGAGAAAAATATAAAATGACTGACGCGCAAACCAACCATTTAACATTTGCCCTGCCCAGCCCGTGCGTTGGCGTGTGCGAGATGGACGAGGCAAGGCGTTATTGCAAGGGTTGTTTGCGCACTATTCCAGAAATTAAAATTTGGAG harbors:
- the fdhF gene encoding formate dehydrogenase subunit alpha encodes the protein MSDKNTLILNGEVVPYDDGETIWQVATRTGVEIPHLCYLPKPGYRADGNCRACMVEVKGERVLAASCLRKCATGMEVNTASERAKKSRALVFEMLLADQPKDKAGNFKNPDGQFATMVKQHGFALDSRFPKNQHKAATAQDFSHPAMAVQLDACIQCNLCVRACREVQVNDVIGMAGRGFDSEIVFDQHDAMGHSTCVACGECVAACPTGALMPQNQMVKAVEANDNKAVGDFKPMVLKETDSGCPFCGVGCQTKIYTSEDKNTGKDFIVKVDGRDGPANHNKLCVKGRFGMDYARHDDRLQYPLVRRADAPAKKWDDQINKDNLDQYFRRASWDEALEIIGNNFTAVLQQHGGKGLAGFGSAKGSNEEAYLFQKLVRTGFKTNNVDHCTRLCHASSVAALMEGISSGAVSAPFTDALLADVIIVIGSRPTENHPVAATFFKQAAKQGKKIIVMDPRKSGITRHAWKHLQFKGGTDVALLSAMINTIIEEDLINEDYIKQYVENYEGLKERNKKFTPEKMASICGIPADEIRAVARAYATAKKSIIFWGMGVSQHVHGTDNARCLIALAGITGQIGQAGTGLHPLRGQNNVQGASDAGLIPMFFPDYKSVENIEVRKFYEDFWGMQLDPKRGLTVVEILGDIMKGVIRAMYIMGENPAMSDPDMKHAREALAKLEFLVCQEIFLTETCFFADVILPASAYPEKSGSFTNSNRQVQLAKPALRLLGECKQDWEIVQLIANQIGLDWQYKNVGEVYEEMRQTMPSITGITWARLQRDGVATYPCADEKPGKAVIFGSGFPTASGKMKLVPVDLLPPDEVPDKEFPTILTTGRLLEHWHTGAMTRRAQVLDGLEWAAVAHLHPQDMAEKNITQGDDITISTRRGEITVPVRADRDVARGMVFVPFCFAEGAANMLTNPALDPFGKIPEFKFCAAKVAKSDGKKMPSDKMGHNIRAAV
- a CDS encoding DUF1289 domain-containing protein, whose translation is MTDAQTNHLTFALPSPCVGVCEMDEARRYCKGCLRTIPEIKIWSTASEAQKWDILQQLKTRRHDRDGIQPRRDRVKRRG